The window CAATGTGGCTGGGATCACGGCAGCCGAGATTAACACACCCATGAGGAGGTAGAGGTAGCCCATGGAGATGCCGTTGTACCACAGACCggtggagatgcagcagacTACAATCATGTAGCCGACCATGCACATGTGAGACATCCAGACGaggcttttgctgctggcgttggGGCGGAAGTACGTCTTGTAAATATCATATGTAAAGATGGTAGACGTGGCCACCAGCTCAGCACTAAAGGCCGAAGTGACGGCCAAAAACAGCATGATGAGAGTTGCAATTGCGCCGCCCTTGCCCATGAGAGCCACTGCGGCATAAGGAAGCGCCAGTCCAGCAGAAACCTGAGAGTCTGTCAGGCGGTTGGGATATGTCGGAAACTGAGGGCTGGACTCGAGTGCCAGAGCTGCGAGGCCGAGTGTTGTGGCCGTCAACCACGGAATGGCAAACCACGCCGCACCGCCCATGATGTATCCAGGCAGCGCATGGATTGGAGATGCCGCTATAGACTTGTTATAGTAGCCGTTATCCAAGAATACGGTTCCAAAGTTTCCAACAAtgttgatgacgaagaagatggcacCGCCCTGGGATCTCATGGTGAGGTAGCTGCCGTCGCGGTTGCCGGAGACGGGATGGGCCTGGGCagctttgacgaggagaTCGTATACGGCTGACGGGCTACCAAGAACATCTGAAGTAGCATAGGTCTTTAGTGCAAATATCATAATGATGATGAGCACGGCAAAGGTGTGGATATAGTCTGTGATAAAGGTTGCTTTCAGACCGCCAGAGACGGTGTAGGCCACCACAGGGATGGGGATGAGAAAGATTGCGGCTACGCCATGCATTCCCGTCAAGGCATTTACTGTTGCGGCTCCTCCTGTAATCAGCATGAGGGAAACCAGCATGTTGGTCATGAGGCCAAAGACGATGAAAGTGAAGTGCGCTGCTTTGCCGTATCTCGCCTTGATGACTTCCAAGAATGTATGGGCGTTCGGAGCTCGCTTCTTGAgcgtgatggcgatggtcgCGAAGAGCAGAATCTGGACGGTAGCTCCAGAGGCATACCAGAAGGGGCCAGAGACTCCGTAACGATAGCACACGCCAGAGCTCTGCAATAGGGTCGCGGCCCAGGTCCAGGAGGAGACGACGGCAGAGGCGACCAGGCCAGACTTGACGGTACGGCCAGCCGTGTTGAACATTTCCGATGTTTGGACTTCATTGTTGAATCGTTTGAGGATGTGAGTAACGGTAATCTGCAGGCGACGTATTAGGATGTATCTGGGCAAAGTTTATGGTACACGTATCCAAACTCAccatgaagatggcaaacGCAAAGCCCAGGCCCAGGACAATGCCATAGCCATAGCCCTGGCCCAATGGGGTGGAGGCTACGTCAGACATGGTGCTTCCACGCAAGGGGCTGTGATGCTTCAGCAGGAAGGGCTGGCTGGAATGCtcgaagctgaagatgcctCGCCTCGTTTAGAATGCCTCACTTATAAAACTGTCCAAATGCGGCAGCAAAGGGAGCGTAGCAGAGTTATGTAGCACCCCATATCGCACGGCGTGTTATCTTGGTGCTCTGCATTCGATCATGGAGTTTGCCGATTCCATCTCAAAGCATGGATAATGGCGCAAGGCTCTCTTGTTTCTGTTCTAAACAACCCGTCTTCATCATACAGGGCATCCAACCCCCAAATCTTCAACCCGCAGTAGTGATATTCCATTTTGCTGATTGCGATATTTTAGCTTGGAAAACGATAAGATTCAAAGACACAGATTCTATTAGTTATAGAAAGAACAGGGAAGCTGAATTTCCGCGCTCATCAACTGCTGCGGCAAACCGAGCATCAGGCTCGCAGGGCTGATCTGCAATCAAGTAGGTGCTAGGCttagcatcatcatcaattcAGAAGATACGGCTTCTGGGTAGGCATTGATTT is drawn from Trichoderma atroviride chromosome 7, complete sequence and contains these coding sequences:
- a CDS encoding uncharacterized protein (TransMembrane:15 (o12-36i56-76o91-111i132-153o165-184i196-215o256-277i289-317o358-385i397-422o428-450i457-477o497-520i575-594o606-631i)), with protein sequence MSDVASTPLGQGYGYGIVLGLGFAFAIFMITVTHILKRFNNEVQTSEMFNTAGRTVKSGLVASAVVSSWTWAATLLQSSGVCYRYGVSGPFWYASGATVQILLFATIAITLKKRAPNAHTFLEVIKARYGKAAHFTFIVFGLMTNMLVSLMLITGGAATVNALTGMHGVAAIFLIPIPVVAYTVSGGLKATFITDYIHTFAVLIIIMIFALKTYATSDVLGSPSAVYDLLVKAAQAHPVSGNRDGSYLTMRSQGGAIFFVINIVGNFGTVFLDNGYYNKSIAASPIHALPGYIMGGAAWFAIPWLTATTLGLAALALESSPQFPTYPNRLTDSQVSAGLALPYAAVALMGKGGAIATLIMLFLAVTSAFSAELVATSTIFTYDIYKTYFRPNASSKSLVWMSHMCMVGYMIVVCCISTGLWYNGISMGYLYLLMGVLISAAVIPATLTLLWKGQNRWAAILSPILGTICSIVAWLVTAKKTCGKLDVDCTGSNDPMLAGNVTALLAPVIFVPLLCLIFGFDKYDWQSMMEIRKVDDHDIIQASGLDREAQRELERNQERTESEEERRKLNKAFKIASIVTVFMAIAFLVLWPMPMYGTGYIFSKPFFTGWVTVGIIWIFCSFICVGLYPIWESRATLTRVLGGILTGKRPTAVTMVMESEDSGTLTPEKDYMKEGSIQ